The DNA segment GCGCGAGATCCTCGATGCCATCGGCCGCCACAATCCCTCGCTCAACGCCTACATCACGGTGAGCGGCGAGGCGGCCCTCGAGGCCGCCGAGCGCGTGGAGAAGCTGGTCGCGGCGAAGAAGGACCCCGGCCCGTTGGCCGGCGTCCCGATCGCCATCAAGGACCTGATCCTCACGAGCGACGCGCCGACCACGGCGGGCTCCCGGGTCTTTGGCGACGGGATCCCGGCGGGCGACGAGGCGACGGTGGTCAAGCGCCTGCGCAAGGCGGGCGCGATCATCATCGGCAAGACCAACCTGCACGAGGTGGCGTTAGGCGTCACCTCGGCCAACGAGCACTTCGGCCCCGCGCGCAACCCGTGGAACGCCGAGCACGTGGCGGGCGGGTCGAGCGGTGGGTCGGCATCGGCGGTGGCGGCCGGGCTCTGCGCCGCATCGATCGGGACTGACACGCGCGGGTCGATCCGCATCCCGGCGGCCTGCTGCGGGGTGACGGGGTTCAAGCCGACCTACGGACTCCTGCCTAACGACGGCATCGTCCCGCTGTCGCCGTCGCTCGACCACGTGGGACCCATCACCCACACGGTCGCCGACGCCGCGCTCCTCGTCGCCGTGATGACCGGGACCAAGCCGGGGCTCGAACGCTTCGTGAAGGCGCTCCGCACCAGCAGCAAGGGGATCGTGCTCGGCGTCTCCGAGTACCACCTGCGCGACCTGGACGGCGAGATCGGCAAGGCGATCGACAAGGCGCTCAAGGTGCTGCGCCCGCTGGTGAAGGACATCCGCGACGTCGACATCCCCGCCCTCGACGGGGCGCAGGAGGCGTCGGGGATCATCACGGCGTCCGAGGCGATCGCCTACCACGATCGTTACCTCAAGCACAACCCGGCCGCCTACGGCCCCCTGGTGCGCAAGCGCCTCGAGGGGGGCTACAAGCACAGCGCGCTCGACTACCTCAACGCGATGGCCAAGCGTGAGGCGGTGCGGGCGGCCTTCGCCCAGACGTTCACCGAGGTCGACGTCCTCGTGGGCGCGACGCTCCCCGCGCTCCCGCCGCGCGTCGACGAGGACTTCGTGCACATCGACGGCAAGGAGGAGAACACGGTCGAAGCGTTCACCCGCTTCAATGCTCCGCAGAACCTGGCCGGGCTCCCCGCCATCAGCGTCCCCTGCGGCCTCGCCAAGGGGCTGCCGATCGGGTTGCAGTTCTTCGGCCCAGAAGGCGGCGACGAGGTGGTGCTGACCATGGCCTCGGCCTTCCAGCGCGAGACGCACTGGCACCAGCGCCGCCCCCCCATCGCCCGCTAGGCGACCCCCACTCGGCGACGCGGTGATCGCAACCGCCGCGTCGCTCGGCCGTTGTATCTTTGAGCCGTGTTGCCCCTTCCTTCGCACCGTGAGTGACCGCCATGCCCGCGTCACCCCTGCTCTCCGACATTGAAATCCAGCGCGAACTCGGCTCCCTGCCGGGATGGGCACGGCGTGGAGGGACGCTGGTGAAGACCTACACGTTCCCTGCCTTTCCCGCCGGGATCGACTGGATACGACGCGCCGCGGATGCGGCCGAGTCGATGAGCCACCATCCGGACATCGACATCCGCTACACCCGCATCACCGTGACGCTCTCCACGCACGACAGCGGCGGGATCACCACCAAGGACCTCGCGCTGGCCCGCGCGCTCGACGCGCTCTGAGCGCCAGGCCGCGCACACGCGTCCGCTGCAAACAGCACGGCCCCGGTCGAATGACCGGGGCCGTCGTCGTTCAGCACATGGAGCCAGTCCCGCTTACTCGCGCCGCCCGCCGAGCAGGCTGAGGATCGCGAGGAACATGTTGAGCAGGTCGAGATAGATCGTGACCGCGGCCTGGACGTAGTCCTCGGGGCCGAAGACGTTCCGCAGGCGCCAGGTGTCGAAGACCAGGAGCCCGCTGAAGACGAGCACCGTCGCGCCAGCCAGCCAGAGCGACGCCGTCTGGTTCTGGAAGAAGAGGTTCAGCAGCGACGTGGCGATGAGGACCCACAGCCCGACGGTGAAGAACGCCCCCATCGCCGAGAAGTCGCGGCGGGAGACGAAGGCGTAGAGCGTCAGGACACCGAAGGCGCTGGCGGTGAGCATCCCCGCCTGGCCGATCACCCCAGGGCTGTTGCGCCCGTAGACGTACAGGATGGGCGAGATGGCCAACCCTTCCACGAAGGTGAACAGGAAGACCAGGCCGAGGTTCGCCGGGAAGGCCTCGCGGAACTTGAGCGCCAGCATGAGCGGCGCAAACATGCCGATCATCGTGATGAACGGATGCCGCGCGACGCTCTGCATGATCGCGGGCTGCGACATGGCAAAGGCGGCGCCGGCGATCGTCACCAGGATGCTGGCAAAGACGAGGCTGTAGGTCCGGCGCACGAGCGTCGCGCGCTCGGCCCCGGTGCGGACTACGACGCCCGGATACGGGCGGGCAGAAATGCCCATGTCAGTCTCCTGCAGAGGGAATGGACGGCGTAAAGATAGTGCGAGGATCCCGAGTAGGTAGCGCGAGGGTGATCAGGCCGCGGACTCGGCGTGGCGGGCTCGGCGTGATGGTACCCCCCGTGCCGATGAGCGGTCCGCCCCCGGGTCGCCCCCCCGGGGACGATCGGAAGGCGGGCAGCGACACCCGAGTGCCCCTTGGGGAAACGAAGAACGCCGGCCCAGTGGGGGCCGGCGTTCGTGCGCTGGGGGCGCGCGTGAGGCGAAACGGCGTGAGGCCGACCGCCCTACATCTTCCGGATGTCGACGGAGCCATTGACCGTCGAGACCTTGAGGCGCTGTCCGCCCTTCCCGATGGTCGCGCGGATGTGCCGCGGGTTGATACGCCCCGTGAGGGTGAGCGGGAAGTCGGAGGAGACGCGTCCGTTGACGGTGCGCATGTCGAGGTCGGCGTTGAGCCCCGCCGGGAGCTCGATCTCGACGGAGCCGTTGACGGTCTCGAAGTCGAGATCCTCGGTCCCCGTCTCACGCATCCGGACTTCGATGCCGCCGTTGACGGTGCTGGCGCGCACCGGACCGCCGGAGGTGTAGGCGAGGATGCCACCGTTCACCGTGCTCGCCTCGACCTCGGACGTGGCGCCTTCGATGCGGAGCGAGCCGTTGACCGAGCTGCTC comes from the Gemmatimonadota bacterium genome and includes:
- a CDS encoding amidase, yielding MSALTPFTDLQDIAKAVTHRQASPVELVREILDAIGRHNPSLNAYITVSGEAALEAAERVEKLVAAKKDPGPLAGVPIAIKDLILTSDAPTTAGSRVFGDGIPAGDEATVVKRLRKAGAIIIGKTNLHEVALGVTSANEHFGPARNPWNAEHVAGGSSGGSASAVAAGLCAASIGTDTRGSIRIPAACCGVTGFKPTYGLLPNDGIVPLSPSLDHVGPITHTVADAALLVAVMTGTKPGLERFVKALRTSSKGIVLGVSEYHLRDLDGEIGKAIDKALKVLRPLVKDIRDVDIPALDGAQEASGIITASEAIAYHDRYLKHNPAAYGPLVRKRLEGGYKHSALDYLNAMAKREAVRAAFAQTFTEVDVLVGATLPALPPRVDEDFVHIDGKEENTVEAFTRFNAPQNLAGLPAISVPCGLAKGLPIGLQFFGPEGGDEVVLTMASAFQRETHWHQRRPPIAR
- a CDS encoding Bax inhibitor-1/YccA family protein yields the protein MGISARPYPGVVVRTGAERATLVRRTYSLVFASILVTIAGAAFAMSQPAIMQSVARHPFITMIGMFAPLMLALKFREAFPANLGLVFLFTFVEGLAISPILYVYGRNSPGVIGQAGMLTASAFGVLTLYAFVSRRDFSAMGAFFTVGLWVLIATSLLNLFFQNQTASLWLAGATVLVFSGLLVFDTWRLRNVFGPEDYVQAAVTIYLDLLNMFLAILSLLGGRRE
- a CDS encoding 4a-hydroxytetrahydrobiopterin dehydratase; the encoded protein is MPASPLLSDIEIQRELGSLPGWARRGGTLVKTYTFPAFPAGIDWIRRAADAAESMSHHPDIDIRYTRITVTLSTHDSGGITTKDLALARALDAL